The Primulina tabacum isolate GXHZ01 chromosome 16, ASM2559414v2, whole genome shotgun sequence genome window below encodes:
- the LOC142529846 gene encoding transcription factor LHW-like isoform X4, translating to MGYSLKEALKTLCGVDQWSYAVLWKIGYQNPNLLVWEECYYDLNSYPTHQDFNASWGATAASNFQSQYHTGEKVSLLINKMMMDNQVNIVGEGLVGRVAFTGNHQWILSENFRGEAHPPEVLNEVCQQFSAGMKTVAVIPVLPHGVVQFGSYLTIGENLGFIHDVLTLVFQLGEVPGVLLSDNYMSKEPARRFGVPICLGSSAHVDSSLEFTIQVLNSSPSCMKPRDYNHIATIAPTAKAEVYPSISEIWMNRHTPVNVPRSTLDFPSSTCLLNRGSISCIEQSDSGCEGPFNSLCGIPLPTLRKTSTSTSCSIEGVSMPHNVETLSRINSCSNASRAVNESITSKSSASIGLKNVNLLNREAYFSDSVDHLRTNSLLGNSSGIQHYHMEKKLVENYLCASNEELDIITHDISMSRHNKQQYTVAHLISSLVEDDNKQNLKDQSHTVSDTKYDESCIQSQSGDDLFDILGAEFKNTIFSSRWKSCKSPPNLHDSNMNIPSKKSLASSEIYAASQGNLDSGIISSGPDHLLDAVVSNVYSSVKSVLDDSVSCGTTLTNTSSSLRPKTGISYSQCRVSNQTKGELLGVPKYIATAGMMSSCSLRNASSKEDSETCSQISSIYGSQISSWIGKGHDMNPNNSVSNGCSKQPDETSTLNRKRLKLGENPRPRPKDRQMIQDRFKELRQIVPNGAKCSMDALLERTIKHMLFLQSVTKHSDKLKQTGEPKLQITNTDGSLLLKNNFEGGATWAYEVGSQSMVCPLIVEDLNQPRQMLVEMLCEERGFFLEIADIIRGLGLTILKGVMETRNGKIWARFAVEANRDVTRMEIFLSLVHFLEQS from the exons ATGGGGTACTCGTTGAAAGAGGCTTTGAAGACTCTTTGCGGAGTCGATCAGTGGTCATATGCTGTTCTCTGGAAGATTGGATACCAAAACCCCAA CCTTTTAGTTTGGGAAGAATGTTATTACGATTTGAACTCATATCCAACACATCAAGATTTCAATGCTTCATGGGGTGCGACCGCTGCCAGCAATTTCCAGTCCCAGTATCATACTGGAGAGAAAGTGTCTTTGCTCATAAACAAGATGATGATGGACAATCAAGTTAATATTGTGGGAGAAGG ATTAGTTGGAAGAGTTGCTTTCACTGGTAACCATCAATGGATACTTTCTGAGAATTTTCGTGGAGAAGCCCACCCGCCAGAG GTTCTAAACGAGGTATGCCAGCAATTTTCAGCTGGCATGAag ACGGTTGCAGTTATTCCCGTTCTTCCTCATGGTGTTGTCCAATTTGGTTCATACTTGACG ATAGGAGAGAACTTGGGATTCATACATGACGTGTTAACATTAGTATTTCAACTGGGAGAGGTACCTGGTGTCTTGCTATCTGATAATTATATGTCGAAAGAACCTGCTCGAAGATTTGGGGTTCCAATATGTCTTGGAAGTTCCGCTCATGTTGACTCGTCTCTTGAGTTCA CAATTCAAGTCTTAAACTCAAGTCCGAGTTGTATGAAACCACGTGATTACAATCATATAGCAACGATTGCTCCTACAGCAAAAGCTGAAGTTTATCCCTCAATTTCGGAAATATGGATGAACCGGCATACTCCTGTCAATGTCCCAAGGTCCACTCTTGATTTCCCATCTAGCACATGTTTGTTGAATCGTGGCAGTATAAGTTGCATTGAACAATCGGATAGTGGCTGTGAAGGACCTTTTAATAGCCTCTGTGGCATTCCTCTGCCTACTCTGAGAAAAACTTCTACCTCGACTTCTTGTTCCATTGAAGGTGTGTCCATGCCCCATAATGTGGAAACTTTGTCAAGGATAAACTCTTGCTCAAATGCGAGCAGGGCGGTTAATGAAAGCATTACTTCTAAGAGTTCAGCTTCGATTGGGCTTAAAAATGTGAATTTACTGAATAGAGAGGCCTATTTCTCCGATTCTGTCGACCATTTGAGGACAAATTCCTTGCTAGGTAATAGCTCTGGCATCCAACATTATCACATGGAGAAAAAGTTGGTGGAAAATTACTTATGTGCGTCTAATGAAGAACTCgatataattactcatgacatttCTATGTCTCGACACAACAAACAACAATATACAGTCGcacatttgatttctagtttaGTTGAAGACGACAACAAACAAAACTTGAAAGATCAGAGTCATACGGTGAGTGATACCAAGTATGACGAATCGTGCATTCAATCTCAGTCTGGAGATGATTTGTTCGATATTTTGGGAGCAGAATTTAAGAACACGATATTTAGCAGTCGCTGGAAGAGCTGTAAATCACCCCCAAACTTGCATGACTCAAATATGAATATTCCTTCTAAGAAGAGTCTGGCGTCTTCAGAAATATATGCTGCTAGCCAAGGAAACTTGGATAGTGGGATCATCTCATCTGGCCCTGACCATCTCTTGGATGCAGTAGTCTCTAACGTTTACTCTTCTGTAAAGTCGGTCCTGGACGATAGTGTTTCTTGTGGGACAACGTTGACCAATACTAGCAGCTCCTTGCGACCTAAGACCGGAATTTCATATAGTCAGTGTAGGGTTTCTAACCAGACGAAGGGAGAGTTACTTGGTGTTCCAAAATACATTGCAACAGCAGGAATGATGAGTTCTTGTTCGTTGAGAAATGCTTCTTCCAAGGAAGATTCAGAAACTTGTTCTCAGATTAGTTCCATTTACGGATCACAAATAAGTTCATGGATTGGAAAGGGTCATGACATGAATCCAAATAATAGCGTGTCTAATGGATGCTCTAAGCAACCTGATGAAACTTCCACACTGAATCGCAAGAGGCTTAAACTCGGGGAAAATCCAAGACCTAGGCCAAAAGATCGGCAAATGATCCAAGATCGCTTCAAGGAGTTGAGGCAAATTGTGCCAAATGGAGCAAAG TGTAGCATGGATGCTCTTTTGGAACGTACAATCAAACATATGCTTTTCTTACAAAGTGTTACAAAACATTCTGATAAGCTAAAGCAAACTGGAGAGCCCAAG TTGCAGATTACTAACACAGATGGCAGTTTGCTGTTGAAAAATAACTTTGAAGGGGGAGCAACATGGGCCTATGAAGTAGGCTCTCAATCTATGGTCTGTCCTCTCATAGTTGAAGATCTGAATCAACCCCGTCAAATGCTTGTGGAG ATGCTCTGTGAAGAAAGAGGTTTCTTTCTAGAAATAGCCGACATAATTAGAGGCCTGGGGTTAACCATATTAAAAGGGGTTATGGAAACTCGGAATGGCAAAATATGGGCACGTTTTGCTGTAGAG GCCAATAGAGATGTTACGAGGATGGAAATCTTTCTCTCATTAGTCCACTTTCTGGAGCAAAGTTGA